The following is a genomic window from Thalassoroseus pseudoceratinae.
TCGATCAATTGCCCGGCTTCTTCGATGGCTTCGTGAAGCGCGTCGGGATTGCTCTGAGCAACATGGGTGCTCGGTTCGTGTGGGAACATGGGTTTGGTGTCGACACGGTCTCGGGGAAGTTCCAAATACACCGGTCGCCGATACCGCACCGCCGCCTCCAAACAGCGGTCGATTTCCCGAAACGCGGTGAGCGGATCATCGAGTGACGCGGTGGCGACCGTGATCTTCTCGAAGACTTCGCGTTGCGTGTTGAAGTCGCGGACTCGGTGATGCAGTAGCGGATCAGTCCGGCGTTCCTCGATTCCCGGAGCCCCGCTGATCACCACCACCGGCGACTTCTCCGCATACGCCCCGGCCACGGAGTTGCACAAACTCAATCCACCCACGCAATACGTCACGCAGACGGCTCCCAACCCGTTCACGCGAGCATACCCATCCGCCGCATAACCGACGCAATCTTCCCGCGTCATGCCAATCACGCGAATCGGGCTTTCCTCCAACTTCCCATAAAAGTTCAGCACAAAATCGCCGGGGATACCGAACAGGTCTTTCAGGCCATAATCCTGCAATCGCCGAATCAGATATTGCCCAATCGAATCCGGCTGCGTCGATTTTTTCCGAGCCATAACCGCCCTCCTTTATCATCAAAAGAGATTGTCGGGTGGGTTGTCGTTACACTTCCATTCTATGCATTAGCTAATAGACAGATGGCGAAAAGTCGGAATTCAATGCTAGAACTGGCCTTAAGTTCAGCGCAGCCAGGAGGGGCAAAATGGAAAGAATCGACGAATCAACCGATGTTGCCGGGTTGCTGGGCCGTTTCTTCGACTTCACTGACTCACTTTTGCACTCGTTATCTCTCAGATTCTCAAGGCAGGGGAATCAACGGCTTGAGGTCCGGATTGCGACCAGAGAAGCAGTCGCTGACGAGACGAATGGATGGACTGTCGGCGTTTTCGTGGTCGACAACATCATTGAAATGAAATTCGAAGAACACTGGAAACGTAAGCACGGAGTAATCTCCGATGGAATTCATGTCGTCAAGATTGGCGAATTGGTCGGCATCGAATTCGGAAACTCATACGAGAAACCTATGTCGATGAACGACCTGCAAGAGTCCGAATGCTTCGCATTGGGGAAAGAACTGTGGTTTGGAACCGAGCCATATACGGAAGAGATTTGGAGGTTTAAGCACTTCCAATGATCAATTAATCTGGACACAATCGCCGACACGACAAAAAAAGCCCCGACGCTGTGACGCCGGGGCTTCGATCTTCGATTATTGGTCGGTTGTAGTGGCGTGCTTCTACACCTGACACCTCACATCAACCTATCGGTCGTTGACGTGCGTTTCCAAAAACCGGGCGAGTTTGTGGAAGTCGCTGCCGGGTTGGATGTAGCGGACCATCGTGACGAGGTTGTCTGGATTGACGAGTTTTTCGAACGGCACGTAGTGCAAATCGAGTTGGCCAGTGACGGAGACCATCACGCCGTTGAGTCGTTCCTCGACCAAAGCCCGATACGCTCCCACACCGAGTTGGCTGCCGAGCATCACGTCGAACGCTTGCGGACGGGCACAACGGGATTCGTAACCGAGTTGGATCCCCCGTAAACGCTTCTTGCTGCCGGTTTGTCGTTGGTACTCTTCGCCGACCAGCTTCGCGATCATCTTGCCGAGATCAACGTGGGCGACCGAAATGTGCCCGTGCGGATCGCGGGGAACACCTTCGAGAGCCTGAGCCGACAAATATTCCGCCAACCCTTCAGCGAGCACGACGGCACCGAAGTTCTTGTTCTCGGATTCCTCACGAGCGCGAATCGTGCTCACGATCCGTTTGACGACGGCGTCGATGTTCATCACAGGACGAGTGGTTTTGACACCATCGACTTCGACCTCTTCTTCATCCCGGTATTTGCCACGAATGTCTTCGACGCTGATGACCAAGCTCGCTTCACCGGCAATCGCCGCACCGTAAGCCAACCAACCGGCACTGCGGCCCATGGTTTCGACGATGAAATAGCTGCCGTCGGCCTCGGCATCGGCGAGCAAGTTGCGAATCTCACCGGCGAGGGTTTCGACAGCGGTGAAGTAACCGAAGGTGAAGTCGATCCCCATGTAGTCGTTGTCGATCGTCTTCGGCACATGGACGACGGAGATCTTGCTGGTGCCTTCCGGCAGTTGATCTTGATACAGCTTAAATTTGTTGGCCGTTTTGAGGGTGTCGTCGCCACCGATCGAGACGAGCAAATCGACATCCAACGACCGTAGGGCTTCATCGACGGTCTTGAGCGGCGCGATTCGCTCGGCGTCTTGCAGGTGTTCTGGCGAACTCACGTGAGCCCCCGGATTCGCCCGTGCGGTGCCGATCATGATGCCTTGCGAGTTGCGTGATCGCCGCAGATGACGTTCGTCGAGCAGGAAGTAATCCTGATCTTCCACCATCGGTCGGTCGGCGGAGTATTGCATCAGCCGCGAGTAGCCGTACCGGACGCCGACGACTTCGATTCCGTTGTTCATGAACGAAACGGCGGCGGTGGAGATCACGGCATTCGCAGCCGGTGCCGGTCCGCCGGAGAACAAAATGGCCGCCCGGCGGAAATTGTGCTCAGCTTTTGCGGGTGGGCCGATTACGGATTCGGGTTGAGACGCATTGCCGTCAGGTGTGGTCGTCATGGCAAATCGAATTGGATACCTAAAAAATGTCTGTACGGACCGCCAGCGGAACGCTCCCCTGGGCGTGTTCGCCGCTCATCCTAACGGGTCCGTCGGCGTGTTGCCAGTGTTCGTGGCGGTGAAGATCTCGTGAGTGGAACAGAGTAATCCGACAGTCCGCTTCAGTCCAATTTCATGCCCGTTCGACAAATCTCCGCGTCAATCACGGAGCGCTTGCAATGCGAGATCGGCATCTGTTCGAATGCGGGATTCGGGATGGCTGTCGGCGATGGGTTGGATCCATTCGATGAGTTGCTCTGTCTCCGCGTCCGACCACTTACCTGCCAGGTCGCCCACCGCTTTGAGAGTATTTTTGAGCACAACCAGATTGACCTGCTGTCGCTCGACGGATTCCGGTTCGGTCTTGTTGGCGGTCTGAGTGAGCACGTCTCGAAAGACCGGCCAACCGGCGGTGACTTGCTGTCGCGCCAACGCGATTGCGGCATTGGCACGAACTTCCGAATCACCGTCGTTGAGCAGCACTTCCAATCGGTCACGCGTGGACTTCTCGGGGATTAGCCCGAGGATAAACGCGCCGGTTTGACGAAAGAGGGCGTCTTCGTCGTGCGTGAGGTCAATCATGCCTTCGACGACATCCGGCACCGCGAGCAACTCAGTCCGCAATTCCGGGACTTCACTCGATCGCCCACTGAGAACGGCCAACGATTGCGCAGCCGCTTTGCGGGTTTCTCGATCGTAATCCTCGGTCAACGCGGCTTGCTGCAACGGAGGAATGACTCGCCGGGGTTGATTGAGATACGCGAGCGTCGTCGCCAAATAGACTTGCTGCTTGATCACCGGATCGGTTTTGCCAGCGGCGAGTTGTTCTTCGAAGAGGTCCACCAAGGCTTTGCCGATTTCCGGATTGTTGCTGAGTTCGCTGTCGGAATCGGTGGCAAGATCATTTCGCAACATCTGAGCCAACCCCAAGGCGGCTCGCCAGCGGCGATGTTCGTTCGCGCTGCGAAGTTCGGTGACCAACTCCCGCCAATCTTGTTCCCCCGCGGCCAACCGACCGAACAACGTATAAACGCCGACAATCCCGATCACGATGATCGCCGGAATCACGAACAGTTGCACAATAAACTTCGCCGACGGCGGTTCCACCGGTGGAAGTTCTTCGAGTTCGTCTTGGGAATTCGGTTCCGAGGTTTCGTCGGACATGGTTGGCACCGGTTGGGCGTGTGTCGGTAGTGGCGTGTCTTCAAGTGTAGAAAACAAGCACCAAAGATCAACGAATGTAGAGGGGCGAGAGTGGGGAGCAGAGAGTCGTGCATTCCCATCACTCTCTAATCTCGACGCTCTACCCTCTACTCACCACCGATGGTCGCGGACGTGGCGGATCGGGGTTTGGTTTCGGTAATGGTGGGTCTGGCAGTGGTTGCGGTGCCGGGTCGGGTGTGGGGGACGGAATTGGTACGGGCTTAGGTTTGACGTTCATCAATGTCTTACTGTCTTGGAAGTCAGGAATTGAAGTTCAATGAGTGAGGCGTAAGTCATGTCTGGTTTTCCTCGCCTTACGCCTGACTCCTCACGCCTCACATGGTCCGCATCATCGTGTTCTCTACTTCGGAGCGGCGGCGGTGCAGGCGAATTCCAAGCGAGTCGAGACTTTCCCGTCTACCGTGACTTTGCCAGCGAGGAAAAATGCATTCGACAGTCGTTCGGTGATCTTCACTTCGATGTCGATTGTGTCGCCGGGGTGGACCATCTTGCGGAATTGCACGTTGTTCATCCGCGTGGCGACCGGAACTGCATCACCCTCGACGGGTTGAATGGTGGCAATCAGAATTGCCGACGCCTGCATACACGCCTCACACTGCAACACCCCCGGCATCACCGGAAAGTCGGGGTAATGCCCTTGGAAGACATCAATGGACGGATCGAGAAACTTCCGCGCGTGGATGGATTTGTCGGTCATCTCGACGACTTCATCAATCCACAAAAACGGCGGACGGTGCGGGATGAGTGCTTCGATTTGTTCGCGGTTGAGCGACATAGTTTTGTTGTCGTTGGATAAGAATTTGAGAGGGGACGCTCGCGTTACCCACATTGTAGACCGATCGGCCACACTCAGGTGTCGTATTCTCCGGTCCACGGCGGATAGAACAGCAAATCGTTCGGAAGAAGATGAACGTGGTAACGCATTTCCTCGTCGTCTTCCTCTTCGTCAAACATGTCGCATTCTTCAGTGGTGAGCAACCCGAAGATGCACCCGTCATGCTCGACTTGGAACCGCTCGACCGCGATATCGCAGAATGTCAGTTCGCCAATCGCGTTCAGTTTGGCCTCAAGACCGGCTCGTGCCTTTTCGATGACAGCGTCTTCACCGTCCGCAGTGGTGCCGTGCGATTCGATGTCGGAGTGCGTGTGTTTGCCGTCGGCGTCAAAATGATGGACGACCGAAAACCACGTTTTCTTCGACTCCCAACCGTCGTCTCCAAGCAACTCAAAATTGAGTGGCCCGACATTCGGTGTGACAAACCCCATGAAGAAGCCACCTGCACCCTTTTGGCCAATGTAGTGCGTGTGGTACTCCTCTTCGCGGTTGATCGGGATGCGTTTCGGCGGTTGCATGTCGTCCATCAGTCGGCACCTACAAACTTGCAGCGGCGGGTGTGAGGTACTTGTCGACATCGTTCGCGACAATCACGCCGTAATTCACCGCCCCCAACCAACCGGACATGATGATGCCCACACTGCCGGCGTGATACAGTCCACTGACTTGTTCCGGCAGGGACTTACTGACGGCGAGCCCTTCGAACTTGGTGCCGAAGGACGCTCCTTGTTGGTGAAGCGTGTAGTGTTTGAAGGTGCGTGGCGTGGAAACTTCGATGTGGTCCAACTTCTCGCGAACGTCGGGCACGTATTGTTCGAGGCAATTCAGCGTGGTTTCCGCGAGGTCGTTTTTGGCGGCTTGGTAATCCTCTTCGGAGAGGTCCGCCCAATCTTTGTAATTCGCGTTGGTAGACGAGACGACCAACCAACGATCGCTGCCCGGTCGGGTTTGCGGATAGTAGAACGAGAATGTGCGGCTGCTGACGTCGCGGCTGAGCATCGCTTCGATGTCAAAGCCTTTGTGTTCCGAGTGGAACAGCAAATCGCCGACGTCATCGAAACCTTCACCGGGTTTCAGGGCGATGTAGACTTGGCAACTGCTATTGTTCAGCCGGACGGCTTTGGTTTCTTCGACGAAATCGGGATCGAGATGATCCGGCCCGACGAGTTTCAAGATCGTGGATTTGATGTTCGCGTTCGAAAGCACCGCCCCACAAGTGATGCGACGACCGTTCACAACGACGGCTTTCACCTGGCGATCGGGCGTGATTTCGATTTTCTCGACGAGGCAGCGAATTCGCAAATCAACGCCGTTCTTGATCAGCTCCTCTTTCATCTGCGTCACAAGTTTGTCGGTGCCGCCCTCGAAGGTGAACACGCCCTTGTGCATGAAGTTCGAGAATACAATGCCGTAAGTGATGGCGGGGTCTTCGAGTGTTGAACCGTTGGCGTAGGTGATCGGCTCCATCAACAACCGCACGACATCATCACGACCGGGGAAGAATTCTTCGAACAGCTCCCGTGTGGTTTTCGATTGATCATCGAAGAAGTTCATGCTGCGAGCGGTGTCGAAGAACTTCTGCACCGTCTCCATCGGCACTTGAAATTTCTCGGTGATGATTCGCGTGAAATCATCGCGGTCGAACGTGGTTCGCAGGGAGAATTGCGGGTTCTCGAACCGGACGCCTTTGAGTTGCACGATGGAGTCAGCGATCTCGCGAGTCCAATACTTTCGGCAACTCTTGATCATGCCGTGCGGAAAACCGTGCAGGGAGATGTCAAAGATGTGGCCGCCAGAGCGTTTGAACCACGTCGCCATTCCGCCGAGTTGATAATGGTGTTCCAACAACAACACGGAGTGTCCCTGGCGAGCCAGGAGGTTCGCGGAGGTCAAACCAGCGAGACCACTACCGATAACAACCACATCGTAGTGGTCCCGAGCACCTTTGAGAAAATCTTTGGCCATAGTGTTCAGCAAACAATTCGAGAGGCGGTATGTCAGTCACCCCGACAGTGTAGGCACACGGCGGACGAATTTCGAGGGAGTTGTCTGTCACAGGGTTCCACAAGCCGCCGACAACGTCGCAACGACCGACACCAAGCGATGCAAATTGCCCGAGAAGGCCCCAAACGTCACCGGTTCCAAACACAAGAAAACACCCCATCTTACCCTGTTTCCCCGCTTTCGATTGATTGCGTAACGCTTTGGAAAAGTCGGGGGAGATCGTCTTGCGTCTTATGTCGGCAATGCTAGATTGAAGGAGAATCGCGGGCCACACCGATATCAAACCGGGAGGGGTCAGCCTGATGTATCGGTTGCCCCCCCATCACCGAAGCGGTCCAGCCACGGAAAGGCCAGTTCGCCCATGGCAACCAACTCATTGACGCCGACCGACGAAGCCTCTGACACGTCGATTGATTCGCTTTCAGCCGGCGAGGCCGCAGAGATTGAACAGCTCAAACA
Proteins encoded in this region:
- a CDS encoding 6-phosphofructokinase, coding for MTTTPDGNASQPESVIGPPAKAEHNFRRAAILFSGGPAPAANAVISTAAVSFMNNGIEVVGVRYGYSRLMQYSADRPMVEDQDYFLLDERHLRRSRNSQGIMIGTARANPGAHVSSPEHLQDAERIAPLKTVDEALRSLDVDLLVSIGGDDTLKTANKFKLYQDQLPEGTSKISVVHVPKTIDNDYMGIDFTFGYFTAVETLAGEIRNLLADAEADGSYFIVETMGRSAGWLAYGAAIAGEASLVISVEDIRGKYRDEEEVEVDGVKTTRPVMNIDAVVKRIVSTIRAREESENKNFGAVVLAEGLAEYLSAQALEGVPRDPHGHISVAHVDLGKMIAKLVGEEYQRQTGSKKRLRGIQLGYESRCARPQAFDVMLGSQLGVGAYRALVEERLNGVMVSVTGQLDLHYVPFEKLVNPDNLVTMVRYIQPGSDFHKLARFLETHVNDR
- a CDS encoding HEAT repeat domain-containing protein is translated as MSDETSEPNSQDELEELPPVEPPSAKFIVQLFVIPAIIVIGIVGVYTLFGRLAAGEQDWRELVTELRSANEHRRWRAALGLAQMLRNDLATDSDSELSNNPEIGKALVDLFEEQLAAGKTDPVIKQQVYLATTLAYLNQPRRVIPPLQQAALTEDYDRETRKAAAQSLAVLSGRSSEVPELRTELLAVPDVVEGMIDLTHDEDALFRQTGAFILGLIPEKSTRDRLEVLLNDGDSEVRANAAIALARQQVTAGWPVFRDVLTQTANKTEPESVERQQVNLVVLKNTLKAVGDLAGKWSDAETEQLIEWIQPIADSHPESRIRTDADLALQALRD
- a CDS encoding 3-hydroxyacyl-ACP dehydratase FabZ family protein, which translates into the protein MSLNREQIEALIPHRPPFLWIDEVVEMTDKSIHARKFLDPSIDVFQGHYPDFPVMPGVLQCEACMQASAILIATIQPVEGDAVPVATRMNNVQFRKMVHPGDTIDIEVKITERLSNAFFLAGKVTVDGKVSTRLEFACTAAAPK
- a CDS encoding phytoene desaturase family protein → MAKDFLKGARDHYDVVVIGSGLAGLTSANLLARQGHSVLLLEHHYQLGGMATWFKRSGGHIFDISLHGFPHGMIKSCRKYWTREIADSIVQLKGVRFENPQFSLRTTFDRDDFTRIITEKFQVPMETVQKFFDTARSMNFFDDQSKTTRELFEEFFPGRDDVVRLLMEPITYANGSTLEDPAITYGIVFSNFMHKGVFTFEGGTDKLVTQMKEELIKNGVDLRIRCLVEKIEITPDRQVKAVVVNGRRITCGAVLSNANIKSTILKLVGPDHLDPDFVEETKAVRLNNSSCQVYIALKPGEGFDDVGDLLFHSEHKGFDIEAMLSRDVSSRTFSFYYPQTRPGSDRWLVVSSTNANYKDWADLSEEDYQAAKNDLAETTLNCLEQYVPDVREKLDHIEVSTPRTFKHYTLHQQGASFGTKFEGLAVSKSLPEQVSGLYHAGSVGIIMSGWLGAVNYGVIVANDVDKYLTPAAASL